In Shinella zoogloeoides, the genomic window TTCGTCCGACATGATTCCTGTCTGATCCTTGAGGACGATGGCCGCCGTGATCGCCACGGCGGCTTTTTGTTTTCGGTCCGGCGCTGCGCGGTGCGCGTGGTGGAAATTTTGCGGATTTCCGGGGCCTGTGCTAGGAACCGCTCCATGACATCACCCAGCGATTTCGATTGCCAGACCTGCGGTGCCTGCTGCTCTTATTCATCGGACTGGCCGCGGTTTTCCACCGAAAGCGACGCCGACCTCGACTTGCTGCCGGCGCGTTTCGTCGCGGCGAATGAGCAGGGAATGCGCTGCGAGGGCGAGCGCTGTTCCGCTTTGGCCGGCCGTGTCGGCTCGCACACGTCCTGTCTCGTCTATGACATCCGTCCGGATGTATGCCGCGCCTGTCTTCCCGGCGACGAGGCGTGCCTGATCGCCCGCCGCGCCTTCGGAATGAGCGCGCCTGCATTCGTCCCTTGATCGCGGGGAGGGGTCGGCTCGACGACCGAGGCGGCGAAGGAGCGCCCTCTCAAACAAATTCCCGGTAAAGGCTTCGAAAAGCCGATTGGAAAGTCAATATTTTTCAAGGTCATGCAATTGATTAATTGAGAAATTTTCAGTTTTTTCCGACTGAGGGACAGGCGTTTTTCGATTATTCTCCTTGCGAAATACGTGAAAGTAACTATCTTCCATCTATCGAACTTTGCTTGTGACCTTTGTCTACGCCTACGCGGCCCGGTCAGAAATCCTCTCATCGTCGATCTACATGTGGTGGCCATTCTGGCCGCCTCTCCAACGATTGAAAGGTAATCGTTATGAATTCAGGCACTGTAAAGTGGTTCAACAGCACCAAGGGCTTCGGTTTCATTGCTCCGGACGACGGCGCAAATGACGTGTTCGTGCACATCTCCGCCGTTGAACGCGCCGGCATGCGCTCCCTCGCGGAAGGCCAGAAGGTAAGCTTCGACATCGTGCAGGACCGCAAGTCCGGCAAGAGCTCGGCTGACAATCTGCGCGCTGCCTAAGGAATTGTCGTCCCTCTTCGCTGACCACGGATGTACTGGCAGCGTCGATGGCGAACGACGGAAGAGGTCGGGGTAATGCCCGGCCTTTTTGTTTCAGGCACACACGAAGATTTGCGCAAGGGAGTTTGCTATGGGCCGGGCAATCTATGCCGTCGGCGACACGGTCAAGCTCAGGGCTGATCCGTTTCGCCAGGCGAGCAGCCACGGAACGGGCCGGATCGTCGGCATCCTGCCATCCGATCACGGCGAAGTGCAGTACCGCATTCGCCTCGGCGAGGAGAATTGCGAACGCCGTATCCTCGCCAGCGATATCGAGGCGTCGGACACGGTGGCGGCACGACCGGCCGCCGAGTCGCGGTCGTCCTCGGGCGGCAACGAGCCTTGGTTCAAGCCGTCCAGCATTCGGATCAAGAAATAATCACATTGAGCAGCGGTTTTGCTGCAAGGGAAGGATATAGTTTGCAAGTACTCGTCCGCGACAACAACATCGAGCAGGCCATCCGCGTTCTCAAGAAGAAGATGCAGCGCGAAGGTCTCTTCCGCGAAATGAAGGCGCGCAGCGCCTATGAGAAGCCTTCTGAAAAGCGGGCTCGCGAAAAGGCGGATGCCGTCAGGCGCGCGCGCAAGCTGGCCCGCAAGAAGATGCAGCGGGAAGGCCTGATACCCGGCCCCAAGAAGAAGCCGCTCAACAGCGCGCGCGGTTGATAAGACGAGCGCCACGCAAGAGAGGAGGCGATGATGACAGCCACAAGGCAACAGTTCTTCAAGCCGACAAAGGTGAGTGCCGAGAAGAAGGCGGCGGAGACGAATTCCGTCGCCCGCGGCATCGTTGAACAGGAAGCGGCAGCACGGGAGAAGAAGACGGAAAAGCTTCGCGCGATGCGTCTGGCCAAGGAAGCCGCCGACCCCGCGCCGCAGCCGAAGCAAAAGCAGAAATAACGCCGCGGTCAAGGCCGCGCGCCTGTTTCACCGTGCCCGTTCCCTTCTTCGCGAAGGCCACCCTGCTGTCGGCACGGTGGCCTTTTGTATTCTGCGGACGAGGCGCCGGGTGCCGAGGCCCGGCCGGCAATCAGGATTTCATGACGACTGGCTGGCGAGATAGCGCGCGCGGTTTTCCTCGGGCGTCGTGGATTGCGCCGGAGGCACCGGTACGAGCGCCTTGAACGCGCCTTGTCCCAGTAGCATGAGCCATGTGACGAGGACGAAGGACGAGGTCAGCGCCGGCATTCCCAAGGGAGACAGGAACGTCGTGATCGATACCCAGAGCCAGCTTGCAACGGCCGCGCCGAACAGGGCGTAAAGTAGGCTTCGCCACGTCAGGACTAGGAAAACGCCGCCGAGCGCCATGGCCGTCAGGGCCGAATTATAGCCGAAAAGCCCGTCCCGCACCGCCGTTTCCGGGCCGCCATATAGCGCGGCGATGGCCGTTCCCGCGATCGCCCCGAGAAGGCCCATGGCGGCGCAGATGCGGGAATTGACGGCGATGCCGGCCAGAATGACGTAGCCGGTGATCCAGTTGTCCTGGAAGAATATCTGGCCGATGGACGTGCCTACGCCCCGGTACCAGGTCGAGAAGACATAAGGCATGGTTTGGGTGAAATATTCCGGCGAGACGGGCTTGCCCATCGGCCCGGCGTCGAGCGCGTCGAACTTCAGGATCGCGAATAGGAAAAGCCAGCCCACCAGCACGAAAGGCATGGTCAGGGCCGCGATTCTGTGCGGCGCAAGGACCGCGGTGATGCTGGCGAAGGCCATGGTGGTCATGGCGGCCGCACAGATGAGATAGGCGAGCATGGCGGGTGACGGCACGGCGCCGCTGCGGAAATCCTCACTGGTGAACGCAACCAGCGCGAGCGCCACGAGGGCGCCGTTGAAGCCGTAGAGGCCATCGCGCAGGATCGCCCTGTCGGCCTTGAGGATGACGGCGGTGGCCGTGCTTGCCGCGACGCCGAGGACGCAGATCGCGGCATAGATCCAGGAATTCAGCGCGACGGCGGCCAGAATGATCAGGCCGGAGAGCGGATTGTTCTGGAAAACGACCTGCCCGATGCCGCGCAGGGACCAGTCGACAAAAGACAGGAATGGGTGATCCCGAAAGCGATCCACCTGCAATGCTCGTAACTCCTCGCTCGGAATCAGACGGTAACGGAAAGCCTTCTCTATCTCCATTCGACGCGGCGCGCGATATGGCATTCGGCGCGTGATCGTTGGAAAGGGAGAGTGCTGGGGGGCGTTTATGCCGCGACGGCCCCGATGCCGAGCAGCGGACCGAGCAGGGCGCGGTTCTGCACGATGTCGGCGAGCGTGTATTTGTCGAGAACCGCGAGGAAGGCAGCGAGCGCCTCGTGCAGCATGCCCTTCAGCCGGCAGGCCGGCGAGATCGCGCAGGCCCGCGCGCCCGCCTGCATGCATTCGGCAAGCGAAAACTCCTCCTCGGTCGCGCGCACCAGCGCGCCGACGGAGATCTCTTCCGGCGCCTTGGCAAGGCGGATGCCGCCAGCGCGCCCGCGCGTCGTCTCGATGAGTTCGAGATCGCGCAGCGTCTGCGCCACTTTCAGGAGATGGTTGCGCGAAAGCCCATACGCCTGCGCCACGTCGCTGACCGTGCACACCCCGTCCCGCCGCGAGGCGACATAGATGAGCATGCGCAAGGCATAGTCGGTGTGGAGCGTCATTCGCATCGTGGTTGCGCTTCTAATAAGAAGTATGAGGAGTGCCACTTTAATGGGTGCCCTCCCCAAGGGAAAGCGCGATTTCGTCGCAGTCCTTCAAGAGGAACGGTCAATGCGCTATGACAACAAGAAAATTGCACTGAACGGGGGTGTTCATGGATATCGACCGGGCCCGAACCTTTCTTGAGATCGTCCATACCGGCAGTTTCCTGAAGGCGTCCGAGCGGCTGAACATCACCCAGACGACGGTGAGCGCGCGTATCCGCACGCTGGAGGAGGCGCTTGGGCGAAAGCTCTTCGTGCGCACGCGCAACGGCGCGGCGCTGACACCGGCCGGCCGGGAATTCGAGCGCTTCGCACAATCCTTTGTCCAAGTCTGGGAGCGGGCGCGCCAGCAGCTTACCGTGCCGCCGGGGCGCACCAGCGTCGTGGCGGTCGGCGGGGAAATCAGCCTGTGGAACCCGTTGCTGCTCGACTGGCTGGTCTGGATGAAACAGCAATGCCCCACGATCGCCATCCACGCACAGGTGGGCGTTCCCGATCAGATGCTTGAACAATTGCGCAC contains:
- a CDS encoding cold-shock protein translates to MGRAIYAVGDTVKLRADPFRQASSHGTGRIVGILPSDHGEVQYRIRLGEENCERRILASDIEASDTVAARPAAESRSSSGGNEPWFKPSSIRIKK
- a CDS encoding Rrf2 family transcriptional regulator; protein product: MRMTLHTDYALRMLIYVASRRDGVCTVSDVAQAYGLSRNHLLKVAQTLRDLELIETTRGRAGGIRLAKAPEEISVGALVRATEEEFSLAECMQAGARACAISPACRLKGMLHEALAAFLAVLDKYTLADIVQNRALLGPLLGIGAVAA
- a CDS encoding urea transporter encodes the protein MQVDRFRDHPFLSFVDWSLRGIGQVVFQNNPLSGLIILAAVALNSWIYAAICVLGVAASTATAVILKADRAILRDGLYGFNGALVALALVAFTSEDFRSGAVPSPAMLAYLICAAAMTTMAFASITAVLAPHRIAALTMPFVLVGWLFLFAILKFDALDAGPMGKPVSPEYFTQTMPYVFSTWYRGVGTSIGQIFFQDNWITGYVILAGIAVNSRICAAMGLLGAIAGTAIAALYGGPETAVRDGLFGYNSALTAMALGGVFLVLTWRSLLYALFGAAVASWLWVSITTFLSPLGMPALTSSFVLVTWLMLLGQGAFKALVPVPPAQSTTPEENRARYLASQSS
- a CDS encoding YkgJ family cysteine cluster protein; this translates as MTSPSDFDCQTCGACCSYSSDWPRFSTESDADLDLLPARFVAANEQGMRCEGERCSALAGRVGSHTSCLVYDIRPDVCRACLPGDEACLIARRAFGMSAPAFVP
- a CDS encoding cold-shock protein, whose amino-acid sequence is MNSGTVKWFNSTKGFGFIAPDDGANDVFVHISAVERAGMRSLAEGQKVSFDIVQDRKSGKSSADNLRAA
- the rpsU gene encoding 30S ribosomal protein S21, which gives rise to MQVLVRDNNIEQAIRVLKKKMQREGLFREMKARSAYEKPSEKRAREKADAVRRARKLARKKMQREGLIPGPKKKPLNSARG